In Cryptomeria japonica chromosome 10, Sugi_1.0, whole genome shotgun sequence, a genomic segment contains:
- the LOC131075800 gene encoding uncharacterized protein LOC131075800, whose product MTSFSHWDGMITRTWKLLASIPSHGSVAKSLVLKSKRIVAKWAPPPPGHFKLHFDGASRGNPGLAGAGMAIFYHNAILIATQCHALGSHSNNFAECQALSLGVDLAISLGIKHLSIQGDSMVVIQSVMNCRSNCWHLKYLIDHILEKLSFFDTFVLSHCFRELNKVADFLADLAIDLAAIHKNIVVGDIPQELLFGYMSHSSV is encoded by the coding sequence ATGAcatctttttcccattgggatggcatgatcacTAGGACTTGGAAACTTCTGGCTTCTATCCCCTCTCATGGGTCTGTTGCAAAGAGTTTGGTTCTTAAATCAAAGAGGATCGTGGCAAAATGGGCTCCTCCTCCTCCAGGTcatttcaagcttcattttgatggtgcttctagggggaaTCCAGGTCTGGCTGGGGCTGGTATGGCCATTTTTTATCATAATGCTATCCTAATTGCTACTCAATGCCATGCCCTTGGGTCTCATTCAAACAATTTCGCTGAATGTCAAGCTTTGTCACTTGGGGTTGACTTGGCTATCTCTCTTGGGATCAAACACCTTTCTattcagggggattcaatggtAGTTATTCAAAGTGTGATGAATTGCAgaagtaattgttggcatttgaagtacttaattgatcatattttgGAGAAGTTATCCTTTTTTGATACTTTTGTATTATCCCATTGCTTTCGTGAGTTAAACAAAGTGGCAGATTTCCTGGCTGATTTGGCTATTGACTTGGCTGCTATTCATAAGAATATAGTAGTGGGTGACATTCCTCAAGAACTCCTCTTTGGGTATATGTCTCACTCCTCAGTTTAA